The window GGTGGCGTTGAGCGCCAGCAGATTGGTCTGCGAGGCGATGGTCTGGATCAGGTCGACCACGACGCTGATGCGGCTCGCGCTGTCGGCGAGGCTCTGCACGGTGGCGTCGGTCGCGCCGGCTTCGTCGACCGCTTTCCTGGCGATCGCGGCCGAGGTCACGACCTGCTTGCTGATCTCCTCGATCGAGGACGAGAGCTGCTCGGTGCCTGACGATACGGTCTGCACGTTGACCGAGGTCTCTTCGGCTGCGGAGGCAACCGCGTTCACCAGCGCATTGGACTGGTCTGCCGTGGTCGACATGCTCTGCGCAGTCGTCTGCATCGAATTGGCCGACTGCGCGAGATTGTCGAGCGCGGAGCGCACCGTACTCTCGAATCCGGCGATCTTCGCCTCCATCTGCGCGGCACGCTCGGCCTTGGCGACGCGATCCCTGTCCTGCTCGCTCGCAAGCGCCCGGGCTTCGATCATGCTGTCGCGAAACACCGTCAGCGTTTCCTTCATCGCGCCGATCTCGTCGTTCTGCCGGGAGCGGACGATCTCGGTGTCGAGGTCGCCGGCCGAGAGCAACTGCATGGCGCGTTGCAGCTCGCGAATGCGGCGCAGGATGTTGCGCCCGACATAGAGCCAGACGAACAGCGCCGAGCCGACCAGCGTCAGTGCGCCGAGTGCCAGCATCGCGGTGGTCGCGAGCGAGATCTCCTGCCGCGCCTGGAAGGTCGACGCGTTGGTCTCCTTCTGCACGCCCTCGACCAGCTGCTGCACGCTGATGCCGAGGCCGACATTGAGCTTGCGGGTCTCGTCCAGGATGGTCTGGCCGTAGTCGATGGCGTCGAGCTCTTTCTGGCGGATCTTGAACACGCCGGTCTTGCCCTCACCGAAGGCGAACAGCTTTTGCACCGTGTCGCGCACCGCCTGCATCGAGGCCATGTTCGGCAGGTCCTCGAGGTTCGACTTGACGCGGTCGCGCGTCGCCTTGAACTCCTTCTCGATCGCCTCCAGCGTATCGCTGTTGTTGGCCGACAGCGCCGCCATCATGTCGGCAGCCATCAGATTGCCGTTGGCGGAGATGGTCGCGACCTGGGAGACGGTGCGGGCGGCTTCGGTGGCATCGTCGGCGGAAACTTCCGCCGCGCCGAGGATCGCGTTCAGGCGCGTTTGCGCATCCAGCATGGCAGGACCGGCCGCACCGACGAAGGTGAGCTGCGCCTTGCGGAGCGCTTCATATTGCTTGTCATGCAGTGCGCCGGTATCCAGCCGTTCGCGCGCGGCCGACACCAGGCTCTGGGTCGCCTCGTCGATGCTCTTGGCAGTGTCGCGCAACGCGGTTGCGATCTGCTTGTCGGCGCCGAGCTCGATGATCTCGCCGAGCTTGGCCATGGCGAGCTGCTGGATCTCCTGCACCTTCTTGGTGCGTTCGTTCAGCGCCTCATCGGACGGCGACGCCAGGAGGCCCGGCCCCTGTGCCGCGAGCGTTGCGCTTTGCGATGCGAGTTGAAGGCTGGCGGAAAGGCGCGGGATGTCGCGGCCGCTCAGGTCCATCATGGTGCTGCCGAGATGGTTGAAGACGAAGCCGGCGCCGGCTGCAATCACGAGGCCCATGCCCGCGATCACCGCGAAGGCCGTGAACAGGCTGCCGCGCACGCCCCATGTCGGCATTTTGAAACGAGGCCGGATACGACCAAGTAAACGGCCAAGGCCCAGACGGATCGCCATCGAAATTCCCCCACGCGTGATCTTTATGTTTTCGCCGCGGAGTATCCTCGGGCCAGGTTAAAAAATCGCAAGTCGCTCAATCGGTTGCGCGCGTTCCGCACAGCGAAAAAAGAAAGGCCGGCAACGATGCCGGCCCTTCATCATGATAAGGACTTGGTAACCGTTCAGTAGCGCGCGACCGCCGAGTTGGCCCAGTTGAAGCGGTAGTTGACGCCCGCCTTGATGGTGTGGTCGTCGGTGGTGAAGTTACCGGTGCCCGCCAGCGGACCGCCGGTGAAGTGCGCGTCGCCGAAATTGTAGTACTGGTACTCGGCCTTGGCCGACCAGTTCGGGGCGAACATGTATTCGAGGCCGGCGCCGACGGTGTAGCCGTTGCGATGATCGCCCGTGATGACGAAGGCCGCCGGCACGCCGCCAACAGTGACCTTCTCGTTGTTGTCCGAATAGGCGTAGCCGCCCTTCACATAGAGCAGGCCCGGACCCCAGGTGTAGCCGACGCGGCCGGTGATCGAGCCGAGACCACGCTGGTCGTTGGTGTAGGCGACGCCGCCCGGGAACACCGCGCCGACGCTGCCGGAGAGCCAGGAATACTGGCCTTCGACGCCGACAACGAAGTTCGGGTTGAACTGCCAGTCCGCACCGGCCTGCAGGCCGCCGAGGAAACGGCCGTTGCCGTTGTTACCGGTGGAGAGGCCGCTGAAATTGTTGTCGCTGGAGAACGCGCCGCCGACATGGCCGCCGATGTAGAAGCCGGTCCAGTTGTAGATCGGTGCGGCATAAGCGGGCGCGGGCGTCTTATAATAGTTGCGGTTACCGAGATCGGCACCGACCGCCGGCGCAGCAGCGCCCACCACGAGCAGCGCAACGGTCGCAAACAGAATCTTCTTCATCGTCCAAACTCCAACACTTGGTCCCCGGCAGGCGCGCTTTCCGCGCCGTCGTTGGTTTTGCAGATAGCTCGCTTTTGACGAAAATGCTGTCACATCCATGGCACAGCGGCAGCCAACGTAACTTATTGGGCTGTAAATGGTTTTCGTACTTAATGGCGACTTAAGAAGCGGTGAAGGAAGGCTTAACTCGGCGCTATCAGGGTAACTTGCGCGCGCATCTCGTTAACCAAGACGGCGCCGCGCCTCATCGCGCATCTGTTCGCGGAATGCAGCGCGCTTTGCGGGCCGGTCTTCCTCGCGCACGTCATGACGATCGAAAACGTCGAACTTCTCCAGGATCGGATAGCGCTCGTTCGCCATCGCGAGCACGCGCAGCACCTTGGTCGCGGACGGTGTCGGGCCGCTCACTTCCCAGCGCCGGATGGTGTCGGCGCCGCCCTTCTCCGGCAATCCGCAAAGCCGGGCCATGTCGGCCGCGGTGAGCTTGCGCTCGAGGACGTCTGAGAGATCGTTGCGGAGTTGCTTCA of the Bradyrhizobium sp. WSM1417 genome contains:
- a CDS encoding methyl-accepting chemotaxis protein, with product MAIRLGLGRLLGRIRPRFKMPTWGVRGSLFTAFAVIAGMGLVIAAGAGFVFNHLGSTMMDLSGRDIPRLSASLQLASQSATLAAQGPGLLASPSDEALNERTKKVQEIQQLAMAKLGEIIELGADKQIATALRDTAKSIDEATQSLVSAARERLDTGALHDKQYEALRKAQLTFVGAAGPAMLDAQTRLNAILGAAEVSADDATEAARTVSQVATISANGNLMAADMMAALSANNSDTLEAIEKEFKATRDRVKSNLEDLPNMASMQAVRDTVQKLFAFGEGKTGVFKIRQKELDAIDYGQTILDETRKLNVGLGISVQQLVEGVQKETNASTFQARQEISLATTAMLALGALTLVGSALFVWLYVGRNILRRIRELQRAMQLLSAGDLDTEIVRSRQNDEIGAMKETLTVFRDSMIEARALASEQDRDRVAKAERAAQMEAKIAGFESTVRSALDNLAQSANSMQTTAQSMSTTADQSNALVNAVASAAEETSVNVQTVSSGTEQLSSSIEEISKQVVTSAAIARKAVDEAGATDATVQSLADSASRISVVVDLIQTIASQTNLLALNATIEAARAGEAGRGFAVVASEVKSLASQTAKATEEIRSQIASMQSVTTSAVGAIQGIGRIIGEINDVTTTIAAAVEEQGAATREIARNIQHAAGGTSEVSSNIVGVSTASAEAGAAANEVLGASDALRREADILRGEIDAFLNNMRAA
- a CDS encoding outer membrane protein, which encodes MKKILFATVALLVVGAAAPAVGADLGNRNYYKTPAPAYAAPIYNWTGFYIGGHVGGAFSSDNNFSGLSTGNNGNGRFLGGLQAGADWQFNPNFVVGVEGQYSWLSGSVGAVFPGGVAYTNDQRGLGSITGRVGYTWGPGLLYVKGGYAYSDNNEKVTVGGVPAAFVITGDHRNGYTVGAGLEYMFAPNWSAKAEYQYYNFGDAHFTGGPLAGTGNFTTDDHTIKAGVNYRFNWANSAVARY